The following proteins are co-located in the Primulina tabacum isolate GXHZ01 chromosome 11, ASM2559414v2, whole genome shotgun sequence genome:
- the LOC142517983 gene encoding protein neprosin-like — translation MDMKLRVFCLCVYLFLVLLWGTAAGLGLTRRNLEVMKHLNRLNKPSLKSIESPDGDIIDCVLISQQPAFDHPFLKNHTIQMRPNYGPEGIFSETKKVGSSEEIIQMWHMNGRCPEGTIPIRRNREEDVLRASSVKTYGKKKHRSIPRPRPAAPEPDLIKQNGHQHAIAYVEGDQYYGAKATINVWDPSIQQPNEFSLSQLWILGGSFASDLNSIEAGWQVSPDLYGDNNTRLFTYWTSDAYQATGCYNLLCSGFIQINNEIAMGASIYPISSYLNNQYDISILVWKDPKEGNWWMQFGNDYVLGYWPAFLFSYLSDSASMIEWGGEVVNSASDGLHTTTQMGSGHFPEEGFGKSSYFRNIQIVDESNNLRTPKDVGIFTEQSSCYDIQLGKNGEWGNYFYYGGPGRNTNCP, via the exons ATGGATATGAAATTGAGGGTCTTTTGTTTGTGTGTTTACTTGTTCTTGGTACTGTTATGGGGAACTGCTGCTGGTTTGGGTTTGACTCGCCGTAATCTTGAAGTTATGAAGCATCTGAATCGTTTGAACAAACCCTCTCTCAAGTCCATCGAG aGCCCAGATGGTGATATTATAGATTGTGTTCTTATTTCTCAACAACcagcttttgatcatccttttcTCAAGAATCACACAATTCAG ATGAGGCCTAATTATGGTCCTGAAGGGATATTTAGTGAGACCAAAAAAGTGGGGAGTTCAGAGGAAATTATTCAGATGTGGCATATGAATGGGAGGTGTCCAGAGGGAACTATTCCTATAAGGAGAAATAGGGAAGAAGATGTTCTTAGAGCAAGTTCTGTTAAAACATATGGCAAGAAAAAGCACAGAAGTATACCCAGACCAAGGCCAGCTGCTCCAGAACCTGACCTTATAAAACAAAATGGGCATCAG CATGCCATAGCCTATGTTGAGGGAGACCAGTATTATGGAGCAAAGGCAACAATCAATGTATGGGATCCTAGCATTCAACAGCCAAATGAATTTAGCTTATCCCAGTTGTGGATTCTTGGAGGTTCTTTTGCCTCAGATCTTAATAGCATCGAGGCTGGTTGGCAG GTTAGCCCAGATTTATACGGTGACAACAATACAAGACTTTTTACCTATTGGACT AGTGATGCATACCAAGCCACGGGCTGCTACAACTTGCTATGCTCTGGCTTTATTCAAATTAACAATGAAATTGCAATGGGGGCCAGCATCTATCCAATATCTAGTTATCTCAATAATCAATATGACATCAGTATACTTGTCTGGAAG GATCCCAAAGAAGGGAACTGGTGGATGCAATTCGGAAATGACTATGTACTAGGATACTGGCCTGCCTTCTTGTTTTCTTACTTATCAGACAGTGCTTCGATGATCGAATGGGGAGGTGAAGTAGTGAACTCTGCTTCCGATGGACTGCACACGACTACACAAATGGGTAGCGGTCATTTTCCTGAAGAGGGATTCGGGAAATCCAGTTATTTCAGAAACATTCAGATTGTTGACGAATCGAACAATTTGAGGACTCCTAAAGATGTTGGCATTTTCACCGAACAGTCCAGTTGCTATGATATTCAACTCGGCAAGAATGGTGAATGGGGCAACTATTTTTACTATGGAGGGCCTGGGAGGAACACGAATTGCCCGTGA